In Gadus morhua chromosome 9, gadMor3.0, whole genome shotgun sequence, the sequence CGCCGTCCTCCGCCAACTAATTCACCCTGACCGCGAGGATCATGTGAGGCAGGCAGGGGCAAGCGAAAAACACATCAGCACCGTTTGATTCCGGCCCTTTAATGAAGTGCACCGCCATCCAGATAGTGTAATAAATGGACGGCCGTAAAATAAAACTATTGATTCCATTAAATCACGTCGGCGAAATACTGCACCCAGAAGTTGGTGCAGAATCCCCCCCAAGACGACGCGCGGCGCAGCTCGGATCTAGAGAGGGTCTCccgtgctcccacacgcatgtGGAACCACCGTCTTCGTAAAACAGTCCAAACCTCAGGTGGGGTGGCCAGGGTCGTGGGCGgggggcggaggcggcggcgggggaaaggggatggggggttggggtggagggCGAGGCTAGGTAAGCGAGCATCCCAGAGCATCTGCAGAGATTAGGCTCAATAAATAGAGAGGCGTAAGTGGGTCCCCCGCCCGCGTTCTGGAGCCGTGAACGCGGTGCCGCGTAGACAATCCCGGACGTGACACGCAGCTGCACAGCGCtattgattccccccccccgccgccccccctaCCCCACGGGTCCCTAGGCACCCTACCCTCCCCGCCCAGGCTGTCTGCCAAGTGTCTCTGAACAGGAGCccctgctccacacacacacaccgcccccccaaccaccgccgccccctccaccctcatcgcctccacctccacccccggcCACAACGTCGGCACGTCTGCTTAAGCACGATCAATGGCCCATCAACGGTTGGGTTTGGAGGGGGGGATACAAAGCGCCACCGCCTCCCTGTCTTCCACCGAGCGTGAGCAagacagggtgggggaggggggggaggcgtcGGTGGAGGGAGAATTGGAAGTATATGTTGTGGAGAAGAGTCGTGATAGCGTGCAGGGACAAAATGTGGGGGGCTATCGTATTGAAATCAAATGTTCGGCGAGGCTTTTGAATGAGGTTCCTGTGTGGAGTGGCCGTGACCGTCCTCACCCGCTCCCTCTAAACAGCTTATATATAAAAGACACCGCCGCTCATATCCCGCCTAAATAACAATTTACACGACTTGGATCAGTTTGTCTGCCTGCTGTGCTATGAACTCTTCCCTCAGAAGCTTCACTGCGAGCAGCAGATAAGCAGCACTTGAAGGTTACGGGAGGAAAGTACCATAAGACATTTTCCTCATCTTGAGCATTGCCTCAACGACATATAATTTACCAGTGGTACAGGGGGCTGAGAGAAGGTTTTTTAaatcacagacgcacacgcacacacacacacacacacacacacacacacacacacacacaaaagcacacacacatgcgaatacatgcatgcacacacacccacacgcacacacacacccctagaaGCATTGATGGAAGATTCTGTCCTGTAATGGTTTTTGGAGTCCCCACTGGACATAGCCTTTCAGGCTGCAGATCTGTCTGCCAGGTTTTACAATGGAACGCGTCCCCATTAAAAACATCACACGCAAATCCAGCTTAAGCAACGACAAAGGATATTTCAGGATGAATACAGAAATATATCCTGGAGAGATAAAACATGCAGTGTTGTGTCTAACACAATTCCACTTCTATTTTGGGATCTGAATCTGTGCAGAGTAGCTTGCCAATGACATTACGTTAGGATACAAGTGGAGGGAACAGGGGGAGAGCGTCCACACGCTCCCTTGTTGTCGTTTACTGTGAGTAATAGTTCTACTAGTGTTGAATAAGAGAGGCCCTCTTGCGCCTGTAGAAACCTACAAAGGCAGTGGCATGCCACCAATGACAAATCACGGAAAACAGTGTGGGCTGTTACAATTAAAAGGGCCTAAGAGTAGCATTATAGTCCCatgggaggagaagaagaggaagaagaagaggaagaagatgattaagaggaagaggaagaagaaaaagaaaaaggagaagaagaagaagaagaagaagaagaagaagaagaagaaggagaaggagaaggagaagaagaagaagaagaagaagaagaagaagaagaagaagaagaagaagaagaagaagaagaagaagaaacagcaGATGATGGAGAAGAACAAGAAGCCAAAGACGAATATGAGGATCAGTACAAAGACGTGGACCAGGGTGTTTGCAGTGTCTGAAAATGGCAATACATTTTAGGGCACTAAAACTATCCCATGAAGCCCAGTTATATCTAGTAAACAGCCATGCTCACCAGAGGTTGAAATTAACTGGAATGCTTTGTCAAGTCCTGTTTGAATTTTATGTTCATTTAGTATACGATTTAGCACCCTACATAGAAACCTACTAAATGAAAATTTTGGGAGGATTACTAAACCATCTTGAACAGCATGTGATGAAAAATTAATTAGTGACATTGggtttgaaaaaaataacagaaGCAGTGTAGAGTGTATATACACCCCAAAATACCATACAACACCACACGACCAAAATGGCTTTCTTCTTGCAAAAATAGACAGCATCACGGCATGCCATAATAACGTTCCTCTATTGGATAAGAATAACGGCAGAAGAGGATATTTATCATGCAATAATTATAGATAAAAAGCCAATAAAAGGGGACAGATGGCCGCTCTTTTGAGGAAGAAACCCCCCCACGATGAGTGGGTAACCAGCTGCCTGTGACTGAATGGCTGCATCAAAGGGCAGTATGAGAGCAGACTACCAAACATCCAACACTCAGGCAGAAAATATTGTGCTCTACTTGTTGAGAAAATATATGTGTCCCTGCATGCAACAATTATAGCTAACCGACTGCACAGGGCACTGTAAGTCTTTTCACAGGCAACCACCCTAGTGATGGCTACTGACATTTTTATACCTCACCCTGTCACCTCGTCACTTCCTCgtgacttcctctctctctctctctctctctctctctctctctctctctctctctctctctctctctctctctctctctctctctctctctctctctcttttttcctaTTTCCTCTGACTTTCTATTTCCTCTCACTCTCAagcaaaaaaacgaaacaaaaaaatCACCAAAGCTACAGGATCGATGCGTTGTCTATGGCATGGCATTAACACACTAAAAACGATAGCCTGATTCAACACAGCACGTTTCAGCATAAATCGCACGCAAGACGCACGCAACTCCTAAAACCCATAACCCTAGAACCGAGATATTGTTACCCAATAGAAATATggactcttcttttttttgttaccCCCATCCGACTCTGTGACTTTACACTTTCGCTCCAGTAAGCCAGAGGCCACTCTGTAGTGGCTGGGTGACAGTTTAACGAGGAGACAGATAGCGGCCGGTCGCCGCTGATGGAACTTTTCAGCACCTCGGAGAGCGCCCCACCGCAGCGGGTGAGTCGCAGAATGCAGAGGGAGAGGACGAACAATAACCCTGGCGCACGGAACAACGCCTGAGTGCACTCATCAATATATTCATTGAGAATAATCTTCTTAACCGCGATTAATTATTTCATGCGGCATCAGCACGCGGCGCGGGCTAATTTCATTAACATGAaatcacatttaaatatttacaCCATgttgaaagggagggaggggggctgaaTAACaaccgcccacccccccccacccccccacacacccccgccATTTAGTTAATGATTGAAACTACTTACATGATTTTGGCCGGTTGCCAACATGAGGGCCTATTCGTTCTGCTACACCTATTCATACAGTACATGTTCTCTATCGCGTGGAATCGTGAGCCAATTAAAGAACTACTGAGATGGCATGATAATGTTTGTGGGAGTGTATTCGTTTACCTCCAAAAGCTAGGCAAACCCTGCAGGGCTAAATAATAACCAGAGAATGATTAGTAGTGTGTAcgaacactcacatacacagacacacagacacacagacacacacacacacacacacacacacacacacacacacacacacacacacacacacacacacacacacacacacacacacacaatgattggTGCAACAACAGCCCCTTACCCgagtgttgtcatggtgacaatGGTGTACCAGAACGCGGCGGGGATGCTGGTGAACTTGCTGGCGGTGGAGCCCTTCTCCGCGTAAAACATGACCGTGGCGAAGATGATGATGGCCATGgtgagggagaagagaaggaagccCAGCTCCGAGGCGCAGCTCTTCAGCGTGTAGCCCAGGATGCGCAGCCCCGCCGAGTGGCGGGAGAATTTGAAAATCCGAAACACCCGGAAGACCCTGAGGGTGACGAACGCGCCGCTGACCTGGTCGTTGTCCGTCATGACCAGGCCGATGTAGTAAGGCATGATGGCGACCACGTCGATGACGCTCATCACGCTCTTCATGAACTTGAAGCGGCACGGCGCCGCTACCAAACGCAGGAGATACTCGAAGGTGAAGATCATGACGCACGCGGTGTCCAGACAGAAAAAGGCCAGCGCGTAACGGTCGCCGCACGAGAGCTCCTTGGAGCGGTTGGGCATCAACCCGCACGGGACCGTCTCCACCACGTTGGCCATCACCGAGATGGCGATGAAGAAGCCCGTGACGTAGTAAAAGACCAGAGCCAGCGTGCTCGTGTGGGGGTTTTCAAAAGCCCGCCAAAGGTACTCGCGCGGGGTTAGGTTGACGGGGGTGGTGTCGTTACTCTGGTCCATCTCCTCGTCGTCCTGGAGCCTCTCCGCGTTCTCGCGCCTCCGGTCCTTGTACTCCTCGTAACAACAGTCCCCGATGATCTCGGGGATGATGCCAAAGAACGCCAGCTCCTCGTCGTACGCGGAGATGCATTCTTGCCGCGGATAGTGTAGTTTCCCCGTGCGGTAGAAGTTGAGGATGTGCCTGAAAATATCAGGGTCACGATCGAAAAAGTATTCGTTCGTCTCCTCGTGGAAGAAGAAGTCCCTCTCCGTGCTCCCCAGCAGAGTGTCCGGGTAGCGTTCCAAGGTGTTTTTCCACGTCTGAAACTTT encodes:
- the LOC115551479 gene encoding potassium voltage-gated channel subfamily D member 2 isoform X1; amino-acid sequence: MAGGVAAWLPFARAAAIGWMPVASAPMPIPPKDKRKSQEGLIILNVSGTKFQTWKNTLERYPDTLLGSTERDFFFHEETNEYFFDRDPDIFRHILNFYRTGKLHYPRQECISAYDEELAFFGIIPEIIGDCCYEEYKDRRRENAERLQDDEEMDQSNDTTPVNLTPREYLWRAFENPHTSTLALVFYYVTGFFIAISVMANVVETVPCGLMPNRSKELSCGDRYALAFFCLDTACVMIFTFEYLLRLVAAPCRFKFMKSVMSVIDVVAIMPYYIGLVMTDNDQVSGAFVTLRVFRVFRIFKFSRHSAGLRILGYTLKSCASELGFLLFSLTMAIIIFATVMFYAEKGSTASKFTSIPAAFWYTIVTMTTLGYGDMVPKTIVGKVFGSICSLSGVLVIALPVPVIVSNFSRIYHQSQRAEKRRAQRKSRVAKIRAAKIRGTNAYMRYKHSGVLDSVEEASKEAGKLLVSKATSPPFESQHHHLLHCLEKTTNHEFVDEQTFQTNCMEISMMNKAGSRSSSLASSPRLSSCCSRRHRKKSSFSLPGSNNQELSTIQIRERPVVNSRSSLNARLNDDGGMTLKCDASYITPSMVTLSPPAVTSSGGGDAPTGSITYSQSNIVRVSAL
- the LOC115551479 gene encoding potassium voltage-gated channel subfamily D member 2 isoform X2: MAGGVAAWLPFARAAAIGWMPVASAPMPIPPKDKRKSQEGLIILNVSGTKFQTWKNTLERYPDTLLGSTERDFFFHEETNEYFFDRDPDIFRHILNFYRTGKLHYPRQECISAYDEELAFFGIIPEIIGDCCYEEYKDRRRENAERLQDDEEMDQSNDTTPVNLTPREYLWRAFENPHTSTLALVFYYVTGFFIAISVMANVVETVPCGLMPNRSKELSCGDRYALAFFCLDTACVMIFTFEYLLRLVAAPCRFKFMKSVMSVIDVVAIMPYYIGLVMTDNDQVSGAFVTLRVFRVFRIFKFSRHSAGLRILGYTLKSCASELGFLLFSLTMAIIIFATVMFYAEKGSTASKFTSIPAAFWYTIVTMTTLGYGDMVPKTIVGKVFGSICSLSGVLVIALPVPVIVSNFSRIYHQSQRAEKRRAQRASKEAGKLLVSKATSPPFESQHHHLLHCLEKTTNHEFVDEQTFQTNCMEISMMNKAGSRSSSLASSPRLSSCCSRRHRKKSSFSLPGSNNQELSTIQIRERPVVNSRSSLNARLNDDGGMTLKCDASYITPSMVTLSPPAVTSSGGGDAPTGSITYSQSNIVRVSAL